In the Halococcus salifodinae DSM 8989 genome, CCGTCGAACTCGTACTCCGCCGCGGTCTGGGCGAGCCGTGCAGCGGTGCTCTCGCCGTCGGGAGACGCCCGGACTGCCTCGTAGTAGTTGACCATCTACGACCGCGCTTCGAGCGCGTCGGCGGCGTTCTCGACCGCCGCTTCCTTCTTCGCGGGGTAGGCTTCGATCTTCCCCCGGAGTTCGAGTCCCTCGCCCCGCTCGACCCGGCCCTTGTAGGCCGCCTGCTTGTCGAGGCGCATGAACAGCGCGCAGTTGTCGTTCACCCGGTCGCCGAGCTCGTCGCGGATCCGATCGAGGTCGAGGTCCGCGAGGCGGTCGAGAACGTGACGGACGTCGTCGGCGTTCTCGGCGCGCGCCGAGAGCACCACGATCCGGTCGCCGTGATGGCCCTCGCTCACGGCTCGGTTGATCTCGAACTCATCCGGCAGGAGGGTCCGAAGCGCGCGCTCGACACGAGCCTCGTCCTCGGTGGCGTAGCAGAACGAACGAAGATCGACGTAGTGGAAGGGAACCTCAGTCATATAGTCAGTACGGTGGTGCGGGTAAAAGGAACTGCGTTCAGTCCTCGGCGGGTTCGAGCGAGTCCTCGGGGACGCCCGATTCCTGGCCGTCCTCGAAGTTCACGGTGTAGGTCGGGTCGCCGAACATCGTCTCCATCACCTGCGTGACGGTGCCGGTTTCGCCGTCGTACTCGCTGTGCTCGTCGTGAAAGAGTACCTGATCGTCTTCCTCGAAGCTCATGGCTCCGCTACCGCTCGGTCGGATAAAAACAGCGTGGATTCGCCCGGTCGGACTCTCGCCGGCTGAACGTTTATGTCAGGGGCCGACGAACCCACCTCCATGATTTTGCATGTTCGATCACTGGTGTCGTCGAACCGTCGCAGTCCATGGAGCCCACCGCTCCGTCCCGACGCCGAACGATGACCCTCGACGAGCTCT is a window encoding:
- a CDS encoding RNA-binding protein, encoding MTEVPFHYVDLRSFCYATEDEARVERALRTLLPDEFEINRAVSEGHHGDRIVVLSARAENADDVRHVLDRLADLDLDRIRDELGDRVNDNCALFMRLDKQAAYKGRVERGEGLELRGKIEAYPAKKEAAVENAADALEARS
- a CDS encoding DUF1918 domain-containing protein produces the protein MSFEEDDQVLFHDEHSEYDGETGTVTQVMETMFGDPTYTVNFEDGQESGVPEDSLEPAED